A single Glycine soja cultivar W05 chromosome 14, ASM419377v2, whole genome shotgun sequence DNA region contains:
- the LOC114385132 gene encoding uncharacterized protein LOC114385132 yields MERKQGFFSALKDEVVRGLSPARSRAKSPARSASPMSSLLRRRRKHHAPPPELFIARSGSLRPAEALSPLKEGPDGTDGGQDSSRGEGRWGQWMKGPLARAPSVSSSSSSCNNKKSDLRLLLGVLGAPLAPVHVCTTDPFPHLSIKDIPIETSSAQYILQQYIAASGGQKLQNSINNAYAMGKVRMIASEFETANKVTRSRNSSKAAESGGFVLWQMNPDMWYVELALGGSKVHAGCNGRLVWRHTPWLGAHAAKGPVRPLRRTLQGLDPRTTASMFINTRCIGEKKINEEDCFILKLCADPSTLKARSEGPAEIIRHVLFGYFSQKTGLLVHLEDSHLTRIQNNGGEAVYWETTINSFLDDYRPVEGIMIAHSGRSVVTLFRFGETAMSHTKTRMEEAWTIEEVAFNVPGLSVDCFIPPSELRFASMSEACELPQGQRVKTAVAAAAYHAKVTQLQKSHDSHTNNINWTVDV; encoded by the exons atGGAGCGGAAGCAAGGGTTCTTCTCTGCGCTCAAAGACGAGGTGGTTCGCGGCCTCTCGCCGGCGCGGTCACGCGCCAAGAGCCCCGCCAGGAGTGCATCGCCCATGTCCTCGCTGCTCCGCCGCCGCAGGAAGCACCACGCGCCGCCGCCTGAGCTCTTCATTGCGAGATCGGGAAGCCTCAGGCCCGCCGAGGCCCTCTCGCCGCTCAAGGAAGGTCCTGATGGAACCGACGGCGGCCAGGACTCCTCGCGCGGAGAGGGAAGGTGGGGCCAGTGGATGAAAGGACCACTCGCTAGAGCACCCTCTGTTTCTTCTTCCTCGTCCTCTTGCAACAACAAAAAGTCCGATCTGAGGTTGCTTCTTGGCGTGTTGGGTGCTCCACTCGCTCCCGTGCACGTGTGCACCACGGATCCCTTCCCTCACCTCAGCATCAAAGACATCCCCATT GAGACTTCTTCTGCTCAgtacatattgcagcagtacaTTGCTGCCTCTGGAGGGCAGAAGCTTCAGAATTCGATTAACAATGCGTATGCCATGGGGAAGGTGAGGATGATAGCCTCCGAGTTCGAGACCGCAAACAAGGTCACGCGGAGCCGGAACTCGTCCAAGGCCGCCGAGTCCGGTGGGTTTGTCTTGTGGCAGATGAACCCAGACATGTGGTATGTCGAGCTTGCTCTTGGTGGCAGCAAGGTTCACGCCGGTTGCAATGGGAGATTAGTGTGGCGGCACACGCCCTGGCTTGGTGCTCATGCGGCAAAAGGGCCGGTTAGGCCTTTGCGACGCACCCTTCAG GGTCTTGACCCAAGAACAACTGCAAGCATGTTTATCAACACAAGATGCATTGGGGAGAAGAAGATAAATGAAGAGGACTGTTTCATCCTCAAGCTTTGTGCAGACCCCTCAACATTAAAAGCAAGGAGTGAGGGTCCAGCAGAGATCATTAGGCATGTTTTGTTTGGGTACTTTAGCCAGAAAACAGGACTCCTTGTTCACTTGGAGGACTCCCATTTGACACGCATTCAGAACAATGGTGGCGAGGCAGTATATTGGGAGACCACAATAAATTCATTTCTTGACGATTACAGGCCTGTCGAGGGGATAATGATTGCTCACTCGGGTCGATCCGTGGTGACGCTTTTCCGGTTTGGGGAAACAGCGATGAGTCACACTAAAACCAGGATGGAAGAAGCTTGGACGATTGAGGAGGTTGCGTTCAATGTCCCTGGCCTTTCTGTGGACTGTTTCATTCCTCCGTCTGAGCTAAGGTTTGCTTCTATGAGTGAAGCCTGTGAGCTTCCCCAAGGTCAGAGGGTGAAGACTGCTGTGGCAGCAGCTGCATACCATGCCAAAGTCACCCAACTACAAAAATCGCACGATAGCCACACGAATAACATTAACTGGACAGTGGATGTTTAG